The nucleotide sequence AGAAGTTCCTGCTACGCAGGCTGGCATCATTAAATGCCCACATCAGCCACCATGAAAACAGGTTCGACCAGAACTCTCCAAATTTCCCTGTTTGGCTGTGGTATGGGAGGATGGTAAAACCCAGACGCTGGATCATACGCAGACCGCCTGTATGCTCGGAGAACGAGAAGATGGTCGATTCACCATACACTGCCCGAACTTGCGAGTATTTTCCCCCCTTCTGGATCTCTCTCGCCACAGCTTCAAAAGAGTGGATCACCAGCCGCCGTAGCCTGACACCCCATTCAAGGGTTGGACCCTCCACCGGCAGCTTCGGCATACGCTCATTCCAGGCATGGATAGCCAGGATGACATCACCCGTAGATATCTTCACCCTCCCAACATCCACGCTGTGTGGAGCTGATAAAAGTTGGATGCGGAGGATGCACTCTGGGTCATCGGTGAACTCAAACACGTGCAGGCTTTTCCGCACGAGGTACTCGATCAGTCTCACTCCCGCCCGCAACGGCCTGCTTATCCAGGCTTGAGCATCCATGAGCTTCTCCCGCCTAACTTAATGGCAATCACTATACCATTATGGCACTTATTTCAATTCCTGTCACGATATGCCTGGCTGCTACCATGTTTCGCGCTCATAAATCTGGTTTTGCTGAGACAGCCTATCCTGAGGCTGTGCTATACTTATTTGTGGAACCCTCCCCAAAACCCCGACAGGAGGTAGTAAGGATGTTCGAACACCGGACCCAACCCCTGCTTTCACCTCGCCAATTCCTCATCCGTCAGCTGATCTATTTGCTTGTCGCATTTTTAATCATCGCCGGGTCGTTATTCCTGGGCATGTTAGGATACCATTCCCTGGAGCAACTTCCCTGGATCGATTCTCTGGTCAACGCGGCCATGCTTTTAGGAGGCATGGGACCTGTGAATGAGTTGCACACCTACGGTGGTAAACTTTTCGCATCCTTTTACGCGCTTTACTCCGGGATCATCTTCCTTGTAGTGGTCGGAGTAATTTTTGCCCCGCTCTACCATCGTTTCCTGCACCGCTTCCACCTGGAAATGGAAGAATCGTAACCTGTCATTATTATTATTGTTATTTTCATAATCAACCATACATAAATCTGAAGAAGTTATATGCCACTACTCTGGCTTTCATTAGCTTTCCTGACTGGTATCCTGCTGGCACAAAAGTTCAGCTTGCCGGTACTGGCATTCGTTGGGTTAGCTGTACTGGCTTTATTAATGATTCTCCCTATTTTCCACCGCCGTATAGTCGGCTATCTTCCATCTCTTTACAATCGTATTAACCTATCCAACCGGCTTACCCCAGCTACTTTTTACCCCCTTCTAATATTTTTCCTTGCGATGGGAGGCCTACGGTACCAGCTTGCACAACCCAGGCTAAATCCGTCGTTTATTGCCTACTACAACGACCAATCCTCCGAATTGTCTCTAGAGGGTGTGATCGTTGACTTACCCGATGTCCGCGATTCTTATACCAATCTGCGGATAAAGACCGAACAGATTACTGACCCGATGCAGGCATCAGCAACAGGGTTGATGGCCAGAGTTCACGGCTCCCTTCTCGCTCGGGTATCCATGAGTGAGCCCATTGCTTACGGTGATCGCATTCGCCTGCAAGGCCACCTGGTGACCCCTCCGGAAAATGAGGATTTCTCCTATCGCGATTATCTCGCCAACCATGGCATATATAGCTTCATCGCTTATCCTGTTGTGACCGTGCTCGCGCATGGTCACGGAAATCCCTTCTATGCCAGCCTGTATGCGCTGAGGCAGCACGCTATCAATCTGGTGTACTCACTTTATCCCGACCCCGAATCATCTCTGGTTGCTGGAATCTTGCTCGGGGTCCAATCCGGGATACCCCCAGACGTTCAGGAGGCCTTCAGGCTGACCGGCACGAGCCATATTATCGTCATCTCTGGTTTCAATATCACCATTATCGCCTTAGTATTTACATTTTTATTCAGCTACATATTAGGCAAACGCAGGGGAGCTATCGTTGCTGCGATCGGGATTATCGCCTATACCATATTCGTGGGTGCCAATCCAGCGGTGTTACGGGCTGCCTTCCTGGGCTTACTTACCCTGCTAGGTCACCAACTCGGCCGCCGTCAGTCTGGACTGAACAGCCTGGCATTTGCGGCCGCTTTCCTGGCATTAATAACCCCGACTATTCTCTGGGATATCAGTTTCCAGCTCTCTTTTGCTGCGACCCTTGGGATCATTCTCTATGCTGACCCCTTATCGCGATCGTTTTCCAGCCTTGCAGAGCGAACCACGTCACAAACGATCGCCAGGCGGATGGCTGGCCCGGTAAGCGCGTATTTCCTGCTAACCCTGGCTGCTCAGCTCACCACCCTACCGCTGATGGCATTCTATTTCAAACGTATCTCCCTGACTTCCCTGGTAGCCAACCCACTCATCCTCCCAGTCCAACCCCTATTAATGGTGCTTGGAGGCTTGTCTGTCCTCACCGGGTTGGTCTTACACCCGCTCGGTCAATTGCTTGCCTGGGCAACCTGGCCTTTCGTTTCCTATACAATTCGAATAGTGGAATGGCTGTCTGCAGTCCCCCATGGTTCCGTTCCACTTGGCCAGGTGGCTTTACCTCTCATATTGGCCTTCTATGTCGTACTATTTGCAATCACTTTTTTCCACACTCGATTTATGCCCTTGGTCAAGCGCCTGACACCTGTAATTCCACTCGCAGCCTTAGGTGTGGTGACGGTTTTTGCCTGGAAGGCTGCTTTTTATGCTCCAGACAATCTGCTGCACGTAACTGTTTTGGATGTCGGTACCGGTGATGCTGTGCTAATTCGATCACCTTCCGGGCGATATGCCCTTGTCAATGGTGGTTCCAGCACAATTTCGCTCTCCGATAGTCTGGGCAGGCGCCTGCCGCTCTTCAACCGTGCTTTGGATTGGCTGGTGGTGGCAGATATTGACAATGAAGATCTTGCAGGTATCCCTGGTAATCTGGAACGCTTCAAACCCATTAATGTCCTATGGGCAGGAAATACTTCTGGAACACGTTCTGCTACCCAGTTACAGGAAACAATTGCTTCATCATCAATCCCGGTCAGTATGATGCATTCCGGGCAGTTCCTTGATCTCGGCTCAGGTGCTTCTTTGAAATTTTTATACACGAATCAGCGAGGAGCCGTCTTGCTCTTAGAATGGAATGATTTTCGTATGTTGCTTCCTATGGGAATGGATTTTGGTATCCTGGAGACTCTTCAAAACGACTCGACGATGCGCAATATATCAGCTGTGCTGCTGGCTGAGTCGGGTTATGCACCCCTGAACCCGCCCGAATTGATATCCTATCTCAACCCCCAACTTGCCCTACTCAGTGTTGCCTCGGCAGATAAGACCGGGTTACCGTCGCTGGAAACCACTCAAGTGCTGGAGGGCTATAACTTGCTGCGCACCGATCAAAATGGCTGGATCGAACTCACCACCGATAGCAAGCAGATGTGGGTGCAGGTGGAGAAAAAGTAATTTTGGGGCATATTCATTGTTCTTCAGGGGTCACCCTATGGATTTGGTTTGACTTGCCTGCCATCCAATTCCCAAAGGGTGACCCTTGTTGTGTGTTGCTAGTGGTTTCCCGCAGGTCCCCAGATTCAGAATTGACAGTTAGGGTGTGTCCTTAAGCATCACGATCCCAGCCTGGGGCGATCCATAGAGGGCTTTGTTTGGACCAATGGATATGGACATCCCGATGGAATCGAATTTGTCGCCCGTACCCATCATTTTCTCCCAGACCATTTCGCCGGTTTGAAAGTCAATCGCGACGAAGTAGTAAACGTATACATTATTTTCAGCGTCGAATTTCCTGTCCTGGGTATAGATCAGCCCGGTTTTCGTTGAAAGCTCCAGAGTCATGACTCCGGCGGATTCCGTGTTAACCCAGACCTTGGTGCAGCCCATCCCATTCGGGTCGATGTCGACACGTTCGATGCCCGGTTTGCTTGGTAACTCCAAATGAGCATCATCATAATTAGCCCAGTCCCAATAGTAATCGGCGGTGTTCTGTATAATGATCGAATTGCGGGACCCAACGAGCGAGTTCCAATTGGCTCCGACGCCGCCTCCCGGGAACTCGAACACTGGCATCTTGCAGACTACCTGATCGTTCGGGTCATTCTGAAGCTCGGTTCGGTACACGACCACGTTCATCTGCGGCGCATTGTCTGTGATGGCAACGTACTTGCCTTCGCCGAGGATCGTCGGGGTGGTGCCAGAGCCTTTCTCGGTCTGACCCGGCCTGACCTCGTCGATGGTTTCGTACTCCTGTCTCCAAACGATGCGCGGCTGGTCATCTGCCCCGGCATCGACCCGATACAGGGCCTCTGTGGTTACTATATAGGCAGCGCCTTCCTTTGTGAGCGCGAAGCCGTTTCTGATAAACTCCCCTTCGCCGAGATTGATCGACTTTAAGTCTTCAATTCCGTGATATGTCGCGGGATTCAGCATGTAGACGGTCGCTGCTTTCGCCACGTTGATCCAGTAACGTCCTTGAAAGTCCACCATCACCCCACGGATACTATCCTGGGTCTGGTCGACGAGCTCCGATAGGTCATAACCTTTACCGACCTCTACGAACTCAGGGCTGGAAGCTGAACCAGCCGCACCTAAAGTGATGATCTTCTTTCCTTCGGAAACCATGTGCATCTGATCGAGGTCATCCAAGTAGCCATAGATAGACCACATGGATGGTGGAAAGTCTTGGCCACCTTCACCAACAGGTGGTCCCGTAACCACATCTAGGTCTTTGTGGGTCAGGACCTCCAACGTATCCGGATCCAACATGATAACGCTCGCCTCGTCCTTGCCAAAGCAAGTCGCGATTATCCGGCCATGGCTGTCGAAAAGAATATTGCCACATGGAGTCAGCCACGAGTTATCGTGCGTATTTGGCAGAGTCGTCGACAGGGTGACCGGGTTGTTGCCAAGCGGTCCGGCGAGATTGGTGGTATCGCTCATCCAGATATCCTTATGGCCTTGGGCAAACGGATTCGGCGCCAGGAATGGATTTTGCGGCACCCCGTTGTTTGCCGTTGGATGCGCCTTCGCTGGCGCTCCAATGTAATCGGGCAGCAACGTCTCAGGTCCCGGCGGGATCGATATATCATTCACACCAAAGGCATTCGCCCCTCCGGCGAACACCAGCGTGATAAATACGATCAGCACGATTGATTTGAATACTTTGCCTTTCATAGTTTCACCTCCTAGTGAAATGAGTTGGAGCGGTTTTTTCTGCATATGACATTCCTAATGATATTTCTGACCTGGACGTGGCCTGCTGAGCAATCGCTCAAGCAAGATCCACTGTCGCATATGGCTGGCAGTTCAGCCCGTTACCCTTAGCGCTTCATAATAGAATCCTGTCTTTTGTATCACTAGTCTCCTGGATCAGATTGCGAATGATCACGGATCACGTTGACCAGGTCCTGCACGCTCAATGCAGGCTGCGGACGGTCAGACAGGACCAGCATTTCATCGCTGGAGGGATCCACACCAATCAGCAACATGCCAGGGTGTGCCCTCCACAAATCAATGGCAAAATTGGGATAAGCTGTCGCCAGATCGAAAATGACGATCCCCGGTTGAAGCTCCTCCTGACGCCAGATTACATTGGGCCGGGTCGGGTCGAGGGAGAGCACCTGCAGGTCAGGGCAGGCTTGCAGGCTGGCTCCGATGGTGGAGACCGTCAGCGAATTTCCATAAAGCAAAACCGTTTGCATGGGCATCATCCAATCTGTTTTTTTTCCAGGTCAGCCGGCTTTAATTTTCCCGGCAATCCTATCTTCACACATCGCCCCCTGTTTCACCATGTCCGTAGAGGACAGTCAAAGTACAAAAAAAGTACAGTCTCCCGGAGTAGGAGACTGTACTTTGCCCTGTACTTATTGTCTGTAAATGGTATTTCTTACGCCAAACCCGACTTCCTGGCGTATTCGATCACCTGGGCCCGGTTTTCCAGTTGCAGCCGGGCGATGATCTCCCCCATGTGATACTTGATCGTGCGCTCGCTTAGGCTCAGGGCAGCCCCGGCCTGTTTATACGTCAGTCCCTGGGCGACCAGGACAAGGACTTCCTGCTCGCGGTCGGTGAGAATCTCATCGGCCTGTCCCGTTTCATTTACATCGCCTGTGCCAGTCTGACGCTCAAGGGGTGGATGGCTTAGCAGCTGCAGGATGCGGGTGGCAAGTCCGTGCGATAATGGCACTTCCCCTCGCTCAAGCTCCTGTAATTGGATGAAAAATTGTTCGGTGTCTTGCGTCTTGAGCAAGTAGCCACACGCGCCGCTTTTGATGGCCTCAAACAGGTCATCGTCGTCACTTGACATGGTCAGCATCACGATTTTGATCTCAGGCAGCTCGGTTTTGATCAGCCGGGTGGCGGCTAAACCGTCGCAGCGCGGCATCTGGATGTCCATCAGGATCACATCCGGCTGCAAGTTGCGCGCCTTTTCGATCGCTTCCAATCCATCCCGCGCCGTCCCCACCACCTGCTCCCCATGCCGGGTGAGCAGGTTCTTCAACCCGTCTAAGAAAAGCGGGTGATCGTCGGCAAGTAAGATTCTCATAGCATCTCCTCAATTGACAGTAAAAGGTGAACGGTATGCAGTGAACTGTATATGTCTTACTGTTTTCCGTTCACTGTTGACTGGCTACGGTTTATCGGCACTTCCACCACCACTCGCGTCCCCTGTTTCGGGGCAGATTGAATTTCAACCTTTCCGCCGACCTCTTCGGCTCGCTCGCGCAGAAAGCCCAGCCCATATTTTTGTTCCCCTCCGTCCAACAGCAATGCCGGATCAAATCCGACTCCGTCGTCCTGTACAATCACTTGCGCCCGGCCATCATCGAGATGGATCAGCACCTGCACACACTGCGCCTTGGCATGTTTGCGTACGTTGGTCAGGGCCTCCTGGATGATGCGTAAAAGCTGTGCCTCGACCGTTGGCTCGAGGAGGTCATCGCTCCAATCGGCAGGCTCAATGAACTCAGTGCGCACGCCGTAATACTCCTGGAAACGTTGCAGGAAGTGGCGGAGGGCGATAAGAAAGCCGTGATGGCTCGAAGCCGCCAATTTAGCTCCCAGGATATACTCCCGTACGTCGGCATGGGCATCCTGAACAACCACAACCAGCTTCTCCAGATCGCTATCCGCGTCAGCCATTTGATCCTGCGCCAGGCTGATGCGGGCGGACTGAGCCTGCATTTTGACATATCCCAACACCTGACCGATGCCATCATGCAGCTCGCGCGCCACACGCTCTCGCTCAGTGAGGGTTGCCAGGGCTCGCTGCTGCTCAAGAAGTTGCGCTTGTGTTCGCTTCTGCTCAGTCACGTCATGCAGCATCAGCAGGCGACCAACGGCCAGCCCGCGCCAATCATTCAAGGCGGAAGCTTCAATTTGATAATAACGCGGCTCCGGCCCGCTCCCCAGACTGATTTCATCCTGGCCTTTCCCGGCTGCCTGAAAATCCCCGCTCAAATCAGTGCAGGCAGGCAGCAGCTCCTGGATCTGGCAGCCTAGTAGGTGATTCGTCGGCGAGCCAAGGATGGTTTGCGCGGCCGGGTTCAGGCTGACGATCTTCCCCCGGGGATCGAGCACCAGCATGCCGACCTTTAGTTGCTCGATGGCAGTATGGCGAGCAAGGGGGATTGGATCGAACATATGGAAACCGAACAGGGCGATGGCATACATAAGGTTCTCAATAACCATGGCAAGCACTTCAGGGGACAGGTCCGATTTAAGCGCCTGGGCTGCCCCAAGCATGTACACAGTGCGGCCCAGGATCTGTCCGGTCAGCATGAGCGCCACTGGCCAGCGATGCTGCGGAGAGCGCAGAAACAACCAGGCAAAGACGATCAGATTAATGATAGTCAACCCATAAGCATAGGCGAAGAACGTCCAGTTGACTGCGCCACGGAGTGGAATGACCTCTCCATCATACAAGAACTTTAGCCAGACCAGGTGATGGAAATCATTCGTTAGGATAATCCCTAAGGGTAGCAGGCATGGAATAGACAGCAGGATCAGGTTGCGGCGAGTAAGCCAGCGCCCAGGCCAGGCATATTCCAGGATAAAGCAGGTTGTGGCCGTAACCAGCGGGATCTGCCAGGCAGCTTGGAATTTGAACCAGGCGATCTTAGTTGGCAGATTCAGCGCGGCAATTTCCATCAAGGCGCCGGCTGCCCACAAAGCGCCAAACAGGCTGCCGATTGCAAACGGCAGGGCGCCCGGCACGGAGCGCCGGCGCCCACTATAGAAAGCCAAGGCGATCAACAGCAAGACTGTAAAGAAAGCTGGCCAGATTTTGGGGGTGTATGCGTAATTCATGGTCATGAGCGAGGCCTTAGCACAGGAAAATTGACCATGTGTGAATATTTTCGTCTGATGATACGCTGATCAAATTAATTGTACTGCATGCTAAGGTAGAGTCAATAAGGTTGAGAATTATGCATAACAATAGCTGCGGAACTGCAACTTCTCTATTATTAATATCAATATTTTGTTAGTCCTTTTAGCTTTTGTATCTAGCGGCGAAAAGTGAATTATTAAAACTATTCAATAGCGAGCCTGTCAATTGAAAACCCACATCCATATTGGTTCTTAATCTGTGGCTTCAATATCACCATCATTGCTCTGGCTTTTACGTTTGTTTTCAGCTCCCTTATAGGGCGCCGGCGGGGTGCGATCGTAGCTGTTATCGGAGTCATCCTTTATACGCTGTTGGTGGGCGCCAACCCTGCTGTCCTCCGAGCAGCCTTCCTGGGGGTGCTCACTCTGATCGGTCATCAGCTTGGTCGCCAGCAAATGGTGTGAACAGCCTGGCTTTTGCAGCTGCGATACTAGCGATCGCTACCCCAACCATCATCTGGGACGTCAGCTTCCAGTTATCCTTCGCCGCTACCCTGGGCATCATGCTGTACGCCCAGCCCCTCACCCAGTGGTTCACCCAATTAGCTGAGCGATTCACCGGGCAAGCTACGGCTAGGCGCCTGGCCGGACTGGTGGGAGGCTATTTGCTGGTAACCCTGGCAGCCCAGATCACCACCCTACCATTGATGGCCTATTATTTCAAACGAGTATCCCTGACTTCTCTGCTCGCCAACCTCCTTATCCTGCCTGCTCAACCTGCCCTGATGATATTGGCAGGTGTGTCCATACTTGCCGGTTTGGTGTTTCACCCATTTGGTCAGCTGCTGGCATGGGCTGCCTGGCCTCTGGCGACCTACTCCATCCGCCTTGTCGAATCGTTTTCTGGGGTTCCCCATGGGTCCATTGCCATCGCCTCGGTAGCTCTTCCCCTCATCCTGGTGTTTTACATTTTTCTGTTCGTTATCACATTTTTTCACAACCGCCTTGGACCTTTCACCAAACGGTCATTGCCCGCCTTACCCCTGGCGGTCCTCATTGTCACCACGCTCCTGGTCTGGAAAGCAGCTTTTTCTGCTCCCGATGGTCGCGTGCACGTGACCATCTTCGACGTTGGCACGGGTGAAGGGGTGCTGGTCCGATCACCCACAGGGCGTGAAATTCTGATCAACGGGGGTGCGAGCACCATCGAATTATCAGCGGATCTCGGCAGGCGTTTACCAGCCTTCAACCGTTCGCTTGACTGGCTTGTGGTCGCCGATTCAGATGATGAAGACCTGCGAGGGATTTCTGGCAACCTGGAACGCTTCCATCCTGCGCAGGTCCTTTGGTCTGGCAACGCGGATGCAACCCGCTCGACGAATGATCTGCAAGCTGCCATAAGCTCGTTGTCTATTCCCATCCTCTCGGCGCAATCTGGTCTGGCACTTGACCTTGGTTCTGGGGCTTGCTTGAAGGTGATTTCTGCCAATGCCAGGGGAGCAATTTTACTCCTGGAGTGGAAGGATTTTCGGATGCTGCTGCCAATGGGTTTGGACTTATCTGCTCTTGAATCTCTCAGCACAGATGTGTCTATGCGCAATGCCTCGGCACTGCTCCTGCCAGAATCCGGCTATGCACCCCTCAACCCGCCTGAGCTCATCGCATCCTTGCACCCCCAGCTTGCTGTACTAAGCGTGGGAGCGGGTGATAAATCTGGATTGCCATCCCCAGAAACGATCGAGGCTCTCCGGGGCTACAACCTGCTACGCACCGACCAGAATGGTTGGATCGAGATCACCACGGATGGACAGCAGATGTGGATCGAAGTGGAAAGGAAATAATAAATTAGGTGTAAACAATCGAGATTCTACGCCAGCTTCAAAATGTAGATAAGCGCTATCAATTTGCTTGATGATTCTGTTATGAGACATTACATCAACCTCATAGCTCTTCAAAAGCTATAGTTAAATTAAAAACGCTTGATTATCTGCTCTCTTTATTGTATAGTATTAGCACGCCGATTTCATATCGATAAAAACAAATCAGAATAAATTAATGCAATGCTATTATGGGTGGTTTTTAATTGGCAGTGTATTTAAATCTTGCTAAGCAGAGAAATGCTCTAGTCGTTTCTATGCTTCAGTACAAAGGGGAAATACCGGCTATCAACTCATCTGTGATCTTCTAGAGGGAGGAACGAATGAATAATCAAAGCCTTAAAATGCTTGTAAGCCTGGTATGTGTAATGATTCTTTCGCTGAGTACTTTGTCACCTGCGTCTGCTGCAACTATTACAGTTGACACTCTCGTCGATGAAAATGATGGCTCATGCAGTGATGGCGATTGCTCGCTGCGCGATGCGATCCAGCTGGCCACCCCTGTTGATACGATCAACTTCAGCGTCAAGGGAACCATCCTGTTAAATTCACAGCTCAGTATCAATAAGCGAATATCGATCAGCGGGCCAGGTTGGAATCAGCTAACCATTAGCGGGCATCAATTCACTCGAGTTATTAACGTAACAGCGTTAGGATATTTAACAATATCATCCGTGATGATCACTGGGGGTAAAGAATCTGGTGGTGGTATATATAATGCGGGGATAGTGGAGGGCACTGGTCTGGTGATTGTTTATAACCAGAACTTAACTGGTCATGGAGGAGGGATTAACAACCAGGGCGTCATGACCTTGATTTCAACCGCTATCTCAGATAATAGTGCCTATAATGATGGGGGCGGGATATACAACCAGGGCACCCTGGATGTGCAGCGCTCCACCTTCTATTCCAACGATGCTAGATATGGGGGTGGATTGAAGAACGAGGGCGGCACTGTGACACTGACCAATTGTACTTTTTACGAAAACTCAGCAGCTTCGCGAGGCGGTGGTCTTGATAGCGGTGCAGGCAGCACCTTGACGGTAATCAATTCCACGTTCTATAACAATAAAGGTGGCGGAGGGCTGGGTAACCCGGATAGCATAACCACCGTGATTAACACCATCGTTGCCTTCAATACCGGGGGAGATTGCAAGTTTGGAGATGAGTTTACCGAGGTGAGCAATCACAACCTGTCAACCGATACCTCATGTGCACCCGGTTTTGAACAAGTTACAGCAGAAGCGCTTCGCCTGACCTGGGGAGGCTTCCCGGTGTCATTAGGACTCGGCAGCGTGGCGATTGATACCGGGAATAATGCTGGTTGCCCACTAATCGATCAGATGGGCACAATCAGGCCGCAGGATGGCAACCTTGACTCTGTAGCAACTTGCGATATCGGATCTGACGAGCTCATCGTGTTTGGATCCTATATACCACAAGCAAGAAAATAATCAATTGCACGTTTATCTTTAGGTAGCCAGAGGTGCTATGGATACGCAAATAGTGCCAATTCATATGATGTTCGATACGGTTTATGCACTCAAAGCAGAAGGGGCTATTCTCATTGATGGTGGAGACCCTGGTAAACTAACCAATTTTCAGCGTGGCCTGG is from Anaerolineales bacterium and encodes:
- a CDS encoding DNA-binding response regulator; the encoded protein is MRILLADDHPLFLDGLKNLLTRHGEQVVGTARDGLEAIEKARNLQPDVILMDIQMPRCDGLAATRLIKTELPEIKIVMLTMSSDDDDLFEAIKSGACGYLLKTQDTEQFFIQLQELERGEVPLSHGLATRILQLLSHPPLERQTGTGDVNETGQADEILTDREQEVLVLVAQGLTYKQAGAALSLSERTIKYHMGEIIARLQLENRAQVIEYARKSGLA